The proteins below are encoded in one region of Holophagaceae bacterium:
- a CDS encoding RNA polymerase sigma factor has translation MPSAKNIPESLDILYRTESRHILATLIRLLGDFDLAEEALHEAFRAALEQWPADGVPAKPRAWLISTGRFKAIDALRRRAKFEAPLDALAEAQIPAAPEEPDEADEPIQDDRLRLIFTCCHPALGAEARSALTLREVCGLSTEEIARAFLTSPSAIAQRIVRAKAKIRTARIPYEVPSPDELPDRLDTVLQVIYLVYNEGYSAPSGESLTRADISGEAIRLGRLLKELLPGPEVLGLLALMLLQESRRTARTSPGGDLILLADQDRAQWNRDHILEGSALVTQALGSRQAGPYTLQAAIAATHALAPSIAATDWNRIVAYYDVLARIDPSPVIRLNRAAALAMRDGPPAGLALIDQLLDEGDLANYHLAHSARADLCRRMGLVEAARASYRTALALAQQDPERRFLERRLIELG, from the coding sequence TGAATCCAGGCACATCCTGGCCACATTGATCCGCCTGCTCGGCGATTTCGATCTGGCGGAAGAGGCCCTGCACGAGGCGTTCCGGGCGGCACTGGAGCAGTGGCCGGCGGATGGCGTGCCGGCCAAGCCCCGGGCTTGGCTGATCTCCACGGGCCGCTTCAAGGCCATCGATGCGCTCCGCCGGCGCGCGAAGTTCGAAGCCCCGCTGGACGCGCTGGCCGAAGCCCAGATCCCCGCCGCGCCCGAGGAGCCGGACGAAGCGGATGAGCCCATCCAGGATGATCGCCTTCGCCTCATCTTCACCTGCTGCCATCCCGCCTTGGGCGCCGAAGCCCGTTCGGCGCTCACGCTGCGGGAAGTCTGCGGCCTTTCAACCGAAGAAATCGCGCGGGCGTTCCTCACCTCGCCCTCCGCCATCGCCCAGCGCATCGTGCGCGCCAAGGCGAAGATCCGCACCGCGCGCATTCCCTATGAGGTTCCTTCGCCTGACGAATTGCCGGACCGGCTCGACACCGTGCTTCAAGTGATTTATCTCGTCTACAACGAAGGCTACTCTGCGCCTTCGGGCGAATCGCTGACGCGCGCAGATATTTCCGGGGAAGCCATCCGCCTGGGAAGGCTCCTGAAGGAGCTTCTACCGGGTCCGGAAGTCCTGGGCCTGCTCGCCCTCATGCTGCTGCAGGAATCGCGGCGCACAGCGCGCACTTCCCCCGGCGGGGATCTGATCCTCCTTGCTGATCAGGACCGCGCGCAGTGGAATCGCGATCACATCCTCGAAGGCTCCGCGCTCGTGACGCAGGCGCTTGGGTCGCGCCAGGCTGGACCCTACACCCTGCAGGCCGCCATCGCGGCTACGCATGCCCTGGCGCCCAGCATCGCCGCCACGGACTGGAACCGGATTGTGGCGTATTACGACGTGCTGGCCCGGATCGATCCTTCGCCGGTCATCCGTCTCAACCGCGCCGCCGCCCTAGCCATGCGGGACGGTCCCCCGGCGGGCCTGGCGCTCATCGACCAACTCCTGGACGAGGGCGATCTGGCCAACTACCACCTGGCCCATTCCGCACGCGCGGATCTTTGCCGGCGGATGGGGCTGGTGGAAGCAGCACGCGCTTCCTACCGCACCGCACTCGCCCTGGCCCAGCAAGACCCCGAACGGCGGTTCCTGGAGCGGCGACTCATCGAATTAGGCTGA
- a CDS encoding YciI family protein: protein MKYICFGYLDVQSWEKKSPSEQNAMIDQCFAYDDVLKKAGHWAGGEGLQGATTLSYQNGKVSVSDGPYAETKELLGGLLILEAKDLNHAIQLISNHPGIKMGRWEIRPAEDLKPMIEASEKRRAAAK from the coding sequence ATGAAATACATCTGCTTCGGATACCTGGACGTACAGAGCTGGGAGAAGAAATCGCCCAGCGAACAAAACGCCATGATCGATCAATGCTTCGCCTATGACGATGTGTTGAAGAAAGCCGGCCACTGGGCGGGCGGGGAAGGCCTCCAGGGCGCCACCACTCTGAGCTACCAGAACGGGAAAGTGTCGGTGTCGGATGGCCCCTATGCGGAGACCAAAGAATTGTTGGGCGGTCTTTTGATCCTGGAAGCCAAGGATCTGAACCACGCCATCCAGCTCATTTCGAACCACCCCGGCATCAAAATGGGCCGCTGGGAAATCCGTCCCGCGGAGGACCTGAAGCCCATGATCGAAGCAAGCGAAAAGCGCCGGGCTGCCGCGAAATAG
- a CDS encoding xanthine dehydrogenase family protein molybdopterin-binding subunit — MRRRSFLQGVASGALIFFFTTPAGSAPIVPTRPGAYPEDFNAFLKISADGRVGCFVGKAELGQGAMTVLAMLVAEELELDPAQVDMLMGDTDLCPWDMPTGGSLTMWHTAPVLRGAAAEARAVLLRMASKTLGAPVADLTLKDGAIWVKAAPERRTTFGDLVKGRKMERHLGKVKPKPLSDCTLIGRRVPRKDALAKITGAAKYAGDLRLPGTLHACILRPPAHGLNLAAADTAAAERIPGVRIVRDGTLLAVLHPQPDTARKALALVKGTFEGVEPDVDDARIYQYLVDKAAPGQRVVISRGDLAAGEKRAATVVEGEYRNAYESHATLEPHACVAKWEEGRMTVWASTQSPFVLRDSVAEALKLGQDKVRIIAQFVGGGFGGKLVGPGAIEAVRIAHKIPGVPIQVSWNREEDLFMDTYRPAAVVKIRSGLDAGRSAITFWDNTVAGVSQGEAELSYEMQSNRYQAPAVPGLHPLKVGAWRAPNAHTNAFARESQLDALAAKAGVDPVTLRRRLITDARLLRLLDLAVETFGWEPAPGPTGRGIGLACGAWRQGLVVAVAQVAVDKSTGKVKTERFLEAVDVGLVVNPDGARQQVEGAITMCIGQALSEEIRFKGGRILDKNFDTYLLPRFSAIPRIQVVFADNSTMATQGIGEPPVVPVAAALANAVFDATGARVTHVPFTPERVLEALKLVPAK, encoded by the coding sequence ATGAGAAGGCGGTCCTTCCTCCAGGGCGTCGCTTCCGGCGCGCTCATCTTCTTCTTCACCACCCCCGCCGGATCAGCACCGATCGTACCGACCCGGCCCGGGGCCTACCCCGAGGATTTCAATGCGTTCCTCAAGATTTCAGCCGATGGGCGCGTGGGCTGCTTCGTGGGAAAGGCCGAACTGGGACAAGGCGCCATGACCGTGCTGGCCATGCTCGTTGCCGAGGAACTGGAGTTGGATCCCGCCCAAGTGGACATGCTCATGGGCGACACAGACCTTTGCCCTTGGGATATGCCCACCGGCGGTTCCCTCACCATGTGGCACACGGCCCCTGTCCTGCGAGGCGCTGCCGCGGAAGCGCGCGCTGTGCTCCTGCGAATGGCATCCAAAACCCTGGGAGCCCCGGTCGCGGACCTGACCCTGAAGGATGGCGCCATCTGGGTGAAGGCGGCCCCCGAGCGCCGCACTACCTTCGGCGACTTGGTGAAGGGTCGGAAGATGGAGCGGCACCTGGGCAAGGTCAAGCCCAAGCCCCTTTCCGACTGCACCCTGATCGGGCGCCGCGTCCCCCGCAAGGACGCCCTCGCCAAGATCACCGGCGCCGCCAAGTATGCAGGCGACCTGCGGCTTCCCGGTACGCTCCATGCCTGCATCCTGCGGCCCCCTGCCCACGGCCTGAACCTCGCCGCCGCGGACACGGCGGCCGCTGAGCGGATTCCCGGCGTCCGCATCGTGCGGGATGGCACCCTCCTGGCCGTGCTCCACCCACAGCCCGACACCGCCCGCAAGGCCCTCGCCCTCGTGAAGGGCACCTTCGAGGGGGTCGAACCCGATGTGGACGATGCCCGCATCTACCAATACCTCGTGGACAAGGCAGCGCCAGGTCAGCGAGTGGTGATCTCCCGCGGCGACCTGGCCGCCGGTGAAAAACGGGCTGCCACCGTGGTGGAGGGGGAATACCGCAACGCCTATGAGAGCCACGCCACCCTCGAGCCCCATGCCTGCGTCGCCAAATGGGAGGAAGGGCGCATGACGGTCTGGGCCTCCACCCAGTCCCCCTTCGTCCTCCGCGATTCTGTCGCCGAGGCCCTCAAGCTTGGCCAGGACAAGGTCCGCATCATCGCCCAGTTCGTGGGGGGAGGATTCGGCGGCAAGCTTGTGGGCCCTGGGGCCATCGAGGCTGTCCGCATCGCCCATAAGATCCCCGGCGTGCCGATCCAGGTGAGCTGGAATCGTGAGGAAGACCTCTTCATGGACACCTACCGCCCGGCCGCCGTGGTGAAGATCCGCTCAGGCCTGGACGCCGGGCGCAGCGCCATCACCTTCTGGGACAACACCGTGGCGGGCGTCTCCCAAGGTGAGGCCGAGCTCTCCTACGAAATGCAGTCGAACCGGTATCAGGCTCCAGCCGTCCCTGGCCTCCATCCCCTCAAGGTCGGCGCCTGGCGTGCCCCCAACGCCCACACCAACGCTTTCGCCCGGGAAAGCCAGTTGGATGCGCTGGCGGCCAAAGCCGGCGTGGATCCCGTGACCCTTCGCCGTCGTCTCATCACCGATGCCCGTCTCCTGCGCCTCCTGGACCTGGCGGTGGAGACCTTCGGCTGGGAGCCCGCGCCCGGACCCACGGGCCGAGGCATCGGACTGGCCTGCGGTGCCTGGCGCCAGGGTCTCGTGGTGGCCGTGGCCCAGGTGGCCGTGGACAAGAGCACCGGGAAGGTCAAGACGGAGCGCTTTCTCGAGGCCGTGGATGTCGGCCTGGTGGTCAACCCCGACGGGGCCCGCCAGCAGGTGGAGGGAGCCATCACCATGTGCATCGGACAGGCCCTCAGCGAGGAGATCCGCTTCAAGGGCGGCCGCATCCTCGACAAGAACTTCGATACCTACCTGCTGCCCCGATTTTCCGCCATTCCCCGCATCCAGGTCGTGTTCGCAGACAATTCCACCATGGCCACTCAAGGCATCGGCGAGCCCCCCGTGGTGCCGGTGGCCGCCGCCTTGGCCAACGCCGTTTTCGACGCCACAGGCGCTCGGGTAACCCATGTGCCGTTCACTCCCGAACGGGTCCTCGAGGCTCTGAAGCTCGTTCCTGCGAAGTAG
- a CDS encoding (2Fe-2S)-binding protein — translation MNATVSFMLNGKPVTVASPSDRMLVWVLRDELGLTGTKVGCEAALCGACTVLVDFEAVPSCSTTLGNVAGKRVLTIEGLALDGKLDPVQKAFQDHHAFQCGYCTSGMIMAAWAFLKKKPAATRTEIVEAMEGNLCRCGAHVRILDAVESAGKAMGGAR, via the coding sequence ATGAACGCCACCGTCTCGTTCATGCTTAATGGCAAGCCGGTCACCGTCGCGAGTCCCAGTGACCGCATGCTGGTATGGGTCCTGCGCGACGAATTGGGGCTCACGGGTACCAAGGTGGGCTGCGAGGCCGCACTATGTGGGGCCTGCACCGTGCTCGTCGACTTCGAGGCTGTGCCCTCCTGCTCCACGACGCTGGGCAATGTGGCCGGGAAGAGGGTGCTCACCATCGAGGGTTTGGCCCTGGACGGAAAGCTGGACCCCGTGCAGAAGGCCTTCCAGGACCACCACGCCTTCCAGTGCGGCTACTGCACCTCCGGGATGATCATGGCTGCCTGGGCCTTCCTGAAGAAGAAGCCTGCGGCCACCAGAACCGAGATCGTCGAAGCCATGGAGGGGAACCTCTGCCGCTGCGGGGCCCACGTGAGGATCCTGGACGCGGTCGAATCGGCAGGCAAGGCCATGGGGGGTGCGCGATGA
- the accC gene encoding acetyl-CoA carboxylase biotin carboxylase subunit, whose translation MTAAIKRKALKVSAPHAEEPPFKKVLIANRGEIALRVILACKELGIQTVAVYSEADRNSLHVRFADEEVCIGPAPSAKSYLNIPQVIAAAEVTGAEAIHPGYGFLSENAYFVEVCQACGINFIGPNPEIIRKMGNKAQAKATMQEAGIPLMPGSDGLVETVDEALANAEKIGYPVIVKASAGGGGRGMRICNSAEELPELYHTARSEAKIAFGDDAVYMEKYLLEPRHIEVQIMGDLYGNIVHLGERECSIQRRHQKLIEESPSGAISADLRQRICDTAVKAARAVGYYNAGTVEFLLDKRGDFFFMEMNTRVQVEHPVTEMVTGIDIVKEQLRIAAGQKLTFTQDDVVQRGHAIECRINAEDPWKFTPCPGRITALNFPGGPGIRVDTAMYQDAVIPPTYDSMVAKLIAYGNSRTEALSRMRRALDTLVIEGVKTTAPLHRKIMDHPDFISGGFSTKWMETFMAEIEAEL comes from the coding sequence ATGACCGCCGCCATCAAGCGCAAGGCCCTGAAGGTATCGGCTCCCCACGCCGAGGAGCCGCCCTTCAAGAAAGTGCTCATCGCCAACCGCGGTGAAATCGCGCTGCGGGTGATCCTGGCCTGCAAGGAGCTGGGCATCCAGACCGTGGCGGTCTATTCCGAGGCCGACCGCAATTCCCTGCACGTCCGTTTCGCCGACGAGGAAGTCTGCATCGGCCCTGCGCCCAGCGCCAAGTCCTACCTGAACATCCCCCAGGTCATCGCCGCCGCCGAAGTCACCGGGGCCGAGGCCATCCATCCGGGCTACGGATTCCTGAGCGAGAACGCCTATTTCGTGGAAGTCTGCCAGGCCTGTGGCATCAACTTCATCGGCCCGAACCCCGAGATCATCCGCAAAATGGGCAACAAGGCCCAGGCCAAGGCCACCATGCAGGAGGCCGGCATCCCGCTGATGCCCGGCAGCGATGGCCTGGTGGAAACCGTGGACGAAGCCCTGGCCAATGCCGAAAAGATAGGCTATCCCGTCATCGTCAAGGCCTCGGCCGGCGGCGGCGGGCGCGGCATGCGCATCTGCAACAGCGCCGAAGAACTGCCGGAGCTGTACCACACGGCCCGCAGCGAGGCGAAGATCGCCTTCGGCGACGACGCCGTGTACATGGAAAAGTACCTGCTGGAGCCCCGCCACATCGAGGTCCAGATCATGGGCGACCTCTACGGCAACATCGTGCACCTGGGCGAGCGCGAATGCTCCATCCAGCGCCGCCACCAGAAACTCATCGAAGAAAGCCCCAGCGGAGCCATCTCCGCCGACCTGCGCCAGCGCATCTGCGACACCGCCGTGAAGGCAGCCAGGGCCGTGGGCTACTACAACGCGGGCACCGTGGAATTCCTCCTGGACAAGCGCGGCGACTTCTTCTTCATGGAGATGAACACCCGCGTGCAGGTCGAACACCCCGTGACGGAGATGGTGACCGGCATCGACATCGTGAAAGAGCAGCTGCGCATCGCCGCCGGCCAGAAGCTGACCTTCACCCAGGATGACGTGGTGCAGCGCGGCCACGCCATCGAGTGCCGCATCAACGCCGAGGATCCGTGGAAATTCACCCCCTGCCCCGGCCGCATCACCGCCCTCAATTTCCCCGGCGGCCCCGGCATCCGCGTGGACACGGCGATGTACCAGGACGCGGTCATCCCGCCCACCTACGATTCCATGGTGGCCAAGCTCATCGCCTATGGGAACAGCCGCACCGAGGCCCTGTCCCGCATGCGCCGCGCCCTGGACACCCTGGTCATCGAAGGCGTCAAGACCACCGCGCCGCTCCACCGCAAGATCATGGACCATCCCGATTTCATCTCCGGGGGCTTCAGCACCAAGTGGATGGAGACCTTCATGGCGGAGATCGAAGCGGAGCTGTAG
- the accB gene encoding acetyl-CoA carboxylase biotin carboxyl carrier protein — translation MSTRKKANAPQAPAAARAAAKTGKPSAAQGAAPSKSGGSTYLSLDEIKSLIALVGKEPFQEFEFEAGDMKFRIRKDSIHAPAPQVTYANAPAASSFGSPVGHLLAQAPPPATLAVAPAAAPEPGIPMDDPDLHYITSPIVGTFYRSANPKAAAFVSIGDKVRPGQTLCIVEAMKLMNEIECDITGEIVKVLVENGQPVEYGERLFAARVG, via the coding sequence ATGAGTACCCGGAAAAAAGCCAACGCCCCCCAAGCTCCCGCCGCCGCCCGCGCCGCCGCCAAGACCGGCAAGCCTTCCGCCGCCCAGGGCGCGGCCCCGTCGAAATCCGGCGGATCCACCTACTTGAGCCTGGATGAGATCAAGTCCCTGATCGCGCTGGTGGGCAAGGAACCTTTCCAGGAGTTCGAATTCGAAGCGGGCGACATGAAATTCCGCATCCGGAAAGACAGCATCCATGCCCCGGCCCCCCAGGTGACGTATGCGAACGCCCCGGCCGCCTCCTCCTTCGGTTCACCCGTGGGCCACCTGCTGGCCCAGGCGCCGCCTCCAGCCACCCTGGCGGTGGCCCCGGCCGCCGCGCCCGAGCCCGGCATTCCCATGGACGACCCGGACCTGCACTACATCACCAGCCCCATCGTGGGCACCTTCTACCGGTCCGCCAATCCCAAAGCCGCCGCCTTCGTGAGCATCGGCGACAAAGTGAGGCCCGGCCAGACCCTGTGCATCGTCGAAGCCATGAAGCTCATGAACGAGATCGAATGCGACATCACCGGGGAGATCGTCAAGGTGCTCGTGGAAAACGGCCAGCCCGTGGAATATGGCGAGCGCCTGTTCGCCGCGCGCGTGGGTTGA
- the nusB gene encoding transcription antitermination factor NusB, which translates to MGVRRRGREYALQMLYAMDMNGYLPDQVFAGFSAIQDLNRDAFYYARRLVDGVHGQLEEIDAVLQRYAEHWKIHRMAVVDRNLLRLSLYELMYLKEVPFPIVINEALEIIKEFSDQEGTQFLNGILDAARKEFRGSENETPRRHGKSPAAAPPPKPEPPEPA; encoded by the coding sequence ATGGGCGTTCGCCGCCGGGGCCGAGAATACGCCCTGCAAATGCTCTACGCCATGGATATGAATGGCTACCTGCCGGACCAGGTCTTCGCTGGCTTCTCCGCCATCCAGGATCTCAACCGGGACGCCTTCTATTACGCGCGGAGGCTCGTGGACGGCGTCCACGGACAGCTCGAGGAGATCGATGCGGTGCTCCAGCGCTATGCCGAGCACTGGAAGATCCACCGCATGGCCGTGGTGGACCGGAACCTGCTGCGGCTCAGCCTCTACGAACTGATGTACCTGAAAGAAGTGCCCTTCCCCATCGTCATCAACGAGGCCCTGGAGATCATCAAGGAATTCAGCGACCAGGAAGGAACCCAGTTCCTCAACGGCATCCTGGACGCCGCGCGCAAGGAATTCCGGGGCTCGGAAAATGAAACACCGCGCCGGCACGGAAAATCACCAGCGGCTGCACCACCACCCAAGCCTGAACCGCCCGAACCTGCGTAG
- a CDS encoding 6,7-dimethyl-8-ribityllumazine synthase: MGIFEGQLRVDKGDRFALVAARWNDFIVDRLIGGATDCLLRHGGSESQFDLIKVPGCFELPQMALLAAKSGKYTGILVLGCVIRGGTPHFELIAAEVTKGTAQVAMQTGVPTVFGVLTVDSVDQAIERAGTKMGNKGWEAASALIELADLNRAFGKKR, encoded by the coding sequence ATGGGGATCTTTGAGGGCCAATTACGCGTGGACAAGGGCGATCGCTTCGCCCTGGTGGCTGCACGCTGGAACGATTTCATCGTGGACCGCCTCATCGGCGGCGCCACGGATTGCCTCCTCCGCCACGGAGGCTCTGAATCCCAATTCGATCTCATCAAGGTGCCCGGTTGCTTCGAGCTGCCCCAGATGGCGCTGCTGGCCGCGAAATCGGGCAAGTACACAGGGATCCTGGTGCTGGGCTGCGTCATCCGCGGCGGCACGCCCCATTTCGAGCTGATCGCCGCTGAAGTCACCAAGGGCACGGCCCAGGTGGCCATGCAGACCGGCGTCCCGACAGTATTTGGCGTCCTCACGGTGGACAGCGTGGACCAGGCCATCGAGCGGGCCGGCACCAAGATGGGCAACAAGGGCTGGGAAGCCGCTTCGGCCCTCATCGAGCTGGCGGATCTCAACCGCGCCTTCGGGAAGAAACGCTGA
- a CDS encoding hydrogenase, with amino-acid sequence MLHDILITLTVLTNFTLVATSRIQKSIQVAAFQGVLLGLLPLTLGQGFHIHILLMSAAAVVVKGWFIPFLLRRALQKVHIHREVHPYIGYTVSLMLCALGTGMSIVLAHNLPLKPGGPFALFVPAALATLFTGFLLLVSRRKAITQVVGYLVLENGIYLFGLMLIEDMPILVETGVLLDLFVGIFVMGIVINHISVAFDSMDTRQLAELKD; translated from the coding sequence ATGCTGCACGACATCCTGATCACCCTGACCGTGCTCACCAATTTCACGCTGGTGGCCACCAGCCGGATCCAAAAATCCATCCAGGTGGCGGCCTTCCAGGGCGTCCTGCTGGGCCTGCTGCCGCTGACCTTGGGCCAGGGCTTCCATATCCACATCCTGCTCATGTCCGCCGCGGCGGTGGTGGTGAAGGGCTGGTTCATCCCCTTCCTGCTCCGCAGGGCTTTGCAGAAGGTGCACATCCACCGGGAGGTCCATCCCTACATCGGCTACACGGTCTCCCTGATGCTTTGCGCCTTGGGCACGGGGATGAGCATCGTGCTGGCCCACAACCTTCCCCTGAAACCCGGCGGACCTTTCGCGCTCTTCGTTCCGGCGGCGCTGGCCACGCTCTTCACGGGCTTTCTGCTGCTGGTGTCCAGGCGCAAGGCCATCACGCAGGTGGTCGGCTACCTGGTGCTCGAGAACGGCATCTACCTGTTCGGCCTGATGCTGATCGAGGACATGCCGATCCTGGTGGAAACCGGCGTCCTGCTGGACCTCTTCGTCGGCATTTTCGTCATGGGGATCGTCATCAACCACATCAGCGTGGCCTTCGATTCCATGGACACGCGGCAGCTCGCCGAGCTCAAGGACTGA
- a CDS encoding hydrogenase yields the protein MAWYLIVLPLLAAGVAFAIPSPMWRVRILATTAILHLVGLLAALGGWGMLPAGAWLGLDALGGWVLLVISVLFLVCALYAPAYLALRPDRDGRIFTGSLLSFLGLASLLAQSQHPGLTWVAIETTTLATAPLIYFNHNRHSLEATWKYLLIGSVGIALALLGTLFFAYAASMGGVEEPLLYGRLMHESALLSRPWLRAGFVLTLVGYGTKMGLAPMHTWKPDAYGETPGIVGALLAGGVTSCAFLALLRLYAVVSAAGEAQFANELLVGFGLLSMAWAMVFMVRQLDFKRLLAYSSVEHMGILVLGIGIGGNAAKFALYHLAANALVKSVLFLSAGNIHRSYASKQLPYVTGAIRRTPVSGWLFLLGFLAITGTPPFAPFISEFNIAYSALTTGHVWVGTAFLVLLGAIFLGMSDTVVKVIFGTPSAQRVRTPYKDTFATTAPMIAALTLALVMGLWLPRPLQDMLNGAATMVGGPAEREQAPRAVAGGRP from the coding sequence ATGGCTTGGTATCTGATCGTCCTTCCTCTTCTCGCGGCCGGAGTCGCCTTTGCGATTCCCTCGCCCATGTGGCGCGTGCGCATCCTGGCCACCACCGCCATCCTGCACCTCGTGGGCCTGCTGGCCGCGCTGGGGGGCTGGGGAATGCTGCCCGCGGGTGCCTGGCTGGGATTGGACGCATTGGGCGGATGGGTGCTGCTGGTGATCAGCGTGCTCTTCCTGGTCTGCGCGCTCTATGCCCCCGCCTACCTGGCCCTGAGGCCTGACCGGGACGGCCGGATCTTCACCGGCAGCCTGTTGAGTTTTCTGGGGCTGGCCTCGCTGCTGGCCCAATCGCAGCATCCCGGTCTCACCTGGGTGGCCATCGAGACCACCACCCTGGCGACGGCGCCGCTGATCTACTTCAACCACAACCGCCATTCCCTGGAAGCGACCTGGAAATACCTGTTGATCGGATCGGTCGGCATCGCGCTCGCATTGCTCGGCACCCTTTTCTTCGCGTACGCAGCCAGCATGGGCGGGGTCGAGGAGCCGCTCTTGTACGGCCGCTTGATGCATGAATCGGCCCTGCTTTCGAGACCCTGGCTGAGGGCGGGCTTCGTGCTCACCCTGGTGGGCTACGGCACCAAGATGGGGCTTGCGCCCATGCATACCTGGAAGCCGGATGCCTACGGCGAGACGCCCGGCATCGTGGGCGCCCTGCTCGCGGGCGGCGTCACCAGCTGCGCTTTCCTGGCCTTGCTCCGGCTCTACGCGGTGGTGTCCGCCGCGGGGGAGGCCCAGTTCGCCAACGAACTCCTGGTGGGGTTCGGTTTGCTCTCGATGGCCTGGGCCATGGTCTTCATGGTGCGGCAGCTCGATTTCAAGCGCCTGCTCGCCTACTCCAGCGTGGAGCACATGGGGATCCTCGTCCTAGGCATCGGGATCGGCGGCAATGCGGCTAAATTCGCGCTCTACCACCTGGCCGCGAATGCCTTGGTGAAGAGCGTCCTGTTTCTCTCCGCGGGCAACATCCACCGAAGTTATGCGAGCAAACAGCTGCCCTACGTCACCGGCGCCATCAGGCGCACACCCGTATCGGGATGGCTGTTCCTGCTGGGGTTCCTGGCCATCACGGGCACGCCGCCCTTCGCGCCCTTCATCAGCGAGTTCAACATCGCCTATTCGGCGCTCACCACCGGCCATGTGTGGGTCGGAACGGCTTTCCTGGTGCTGCTCGGGGCCATCTTCCTGGGCATGAGCGACACGGTGGTCAAGGTGATCTTCGGAACGCCCAGCGCCCAGCGCGTGCGCACCCCGTACAAGGACACCTTCGCCACCACGGCCCCCATGATCGCGGCGCTCACCCTGGCCCTGGTGATGGGACTCTGGCTGCCCCGCCCGCTCCAGGACATGCTCAATGGCGCCGCGACGATGGTGGGAGGCCCCGCCGAGCGGGAGCAGGCGCCCCGCGCAGTGGCGGGAGGCCGGCCATGA